A genomic region of Spirochaetota bacterium contains the following coding sequences:
- a CDS encoding phosphoglycerate kinase: MAIKYLDQSNVSNKKVLIRVDFNVPYDKNMNITDDTRITSTLPTIEYCLKQNATVILVSHLGRPKGKPVPEMSLKPVAKRLSELLKKDVVFIDKPITQGIQDEINKLKPGDVALLENIRFYPEEEKNDENFGKLLGSLADVYVNDAFATAHRGHASNEAITRYVKECVAGFLMKDELEYFKKALVQPQKPVTAIIGGVKISTKIDVLKNIIPKVDNLLIGGGMSYTFLKALGYNIGKSVVEDDQLTTAKEIIELAKKHNVNLLLPEDIVVANKFDSPEGKEVVPITSIPDNKEGVDIGPATRKKFSEIIKQSKTVIWNGPLGAFETKEFAEGTGEIAKVVAESGCTSVIGGGDTGAAINSSGYADKMTYISTAGGAFLELMEGKFLPAVKALDK, encoded by the coding sequence ATGGCAATAAAATATCTGGATCAGAGCAACGTCAGCAATAAAAAGGTTTTAATACGTGTAGATTTCAATGTACCGTATGATAAAAATATGAATATTACTGACGATACCAGAATTACTTCAACATTGCCAACTATTGAATACTGTTTAAAGCAAAATGCAACAGTAATCTTAGTATCTCACTTAGGAAGGCCAAAAGGAAAACCAGTACCTGAAATGTCACTAAAGCCTGTTGCAAAACGACTTTCAGAGTTATTAAAAAAAGATGTGGTATTTATAGATAAACCTATTACACAGGGGATTCAGGATGAAATTAACAAATTAAAACCAGGTGATGTGGCACTATTGGAAAATATAAGGTTTTACCCTGAAGAAGAAAAAAATGATGAAAATTTTGGTAAATTATTAGGTTCATTGGCAGATGTTTACGTTAATGATGCATTTGCAACAGCTCACCGTGGACATGCTTCTAACGAAGCTATTACACGTTATGTTAAAGAATGTGTTGCAGGTTTTTTAATGAAAGATGAACTTGAGTATTTTAAAAAGGCGTTAGTACAGCCACAAAAACCAGTAACAGCTATTATTGGTGGTGTAAAAATTTCCACAAAAATTGATGTGCTAAAAAATATAATTCCTAAAGTTGACAACCTTCTTATAGGTGGTGGGATGTCATATACTTTTTTAAAGGCATTGGGATATAATATTGGTAAATCTGTTGTTGAAGATGACCAGCTTACTACAGCAAAAGAAATTATTGAACTGGCAAAAAAGCATAATGTCAACTTACTATTGCCAGAAGACATTGTTGTAGCTAACAAGTTTGACAGCCCGGAAGGCAAGGAAGTCGTTCCAATTACCAGTATTCCAGATAACAAAGAAGGTGTTGACATTGGCCCTGCTACCCGTAAAAAGTTTTCAGAAATTATAAAACAATCAAAAACAGTTATATGGAACGGCCCGTTAGGTGCTTTTGAAACAAAAGAATTTGCTGAAGGCACTGGCGAAATTGCTAAAGTAGTTGCTGAGTCAGGTTGTACCAGTGTCATTGGGGGCGGTGATACTGGTGCAGCAATTAATTCTTCAGGTTATGCTGACAAGATGACATATATCTCCACTGCAGGTGGTGCATTTTTAGAACTTATGGAAGGCAAATTTTTACCGGCCGTTAAAGCTCTGGATAAATAA
- the tatC gene encoding twin-arginine translocase subunit TatC gives MAKEQNSKNSKKKKSTVKSKTKKEMKASKSKSRAKKPSGQETQAQAAHTNKDQKKPEKNLIEALIKEADENVNNDSPEEVEVDPDALRRGDKPMNIVDHLDEFRSRLLIVLVTVIALTVLGFYFSDFLLDAINKPFIESGFKLNIFNLVEGFVLRIKASFVMGLLIGLPLLVYHLWQYIKPAIDIDNRKFAVYSIIAAVILFYTGLGATYFYLLPLSIKVLLSFTPPDMENMINASKYFNFAILFAVAIGITFEMPIIIMILTRIGIVSPSFLISKRKYAIVLIWIFAAVITPTTDPLTLTLVAVPLMLLYELSIIISKFIVIRKKRKELTQ, from the coding sequence TTGGCAAAAGAACAAAATTCTAAAAATTCTAAGAAGAAAAAAAGTACAGTAAAGTCTAAAACCAAAAAAGAAATGAAAGCCAGCAAAAGTAAATCACGAGCAAAGAAACCTTCTGGACAGGAAACACAAGCACAGGCTGCTCATACAAATAAAGACCAGAAGAAACCAGAAAAAAATTTGATAGAAGCTTTAATAAAGGAAGCAGATGAAAATGTAAATAACGATTCACCAGAGGAAGTGGAAGTAGACCCCGATGCATTGCGTCGTGGGGATAAACCAATGAATATAGTGGATCATCTGGATGAATTCCGTTCAAGATTGCTCATTGTGTTGGTTACTGTAATAGCATTAACTGTATTAGGATTTTATTTCTCTGACTTTTTGCTGGATGCAATTAACAAGCCATTCATAGAGTCAGGTTTTAAATTAAATATATTTAATCTGGTAGAAGGGTTTGTGTTGCGAATAAAGGCTTCTTTTGTGATGGGACTGCTTATAGGCTTGCCTTTACTTGTGTATCATTTATGGCAATATATAAAACCAGCCATAGATATTGATAACCGAAAATTTGCAGTATATTCTATTATTGCAGCTGTTATATTGTTTTACACTGGTCTAGGAGCTACATATTTTTATTTATTGCCGTTATCAATTAAAGTGCTCCTTAGCTTCACTCCTCCTGACATGGAAAATATGATAAATGCTTCAAAATACTTTAATTTTGCAATTTTATTTGCAGTGGCTATCGGCATCACATTTGAAATGCCCATTATAATCATGATACTAACCCGCATTGGTATAGTTTCACCATCATTTTTAATCAGCAAAAGAAAATATGCGATAGTCCTGATATGGATTTTTGCTGCTGTTATAACACCAACAACTGATCCATTGACATTAACTCTTGTAGCGGTACCTTTGATGCTTTTATATGAACTATCGATAATAATTTCAAAATTCATTGTTATACGAAAAAAGCGAAAAGAACTTACACAATAA
- a CDS encoding PAS domain-containing protein, producing the protein MIETPIIVSDNSGRIKYANLSILHNSKLLLHTENLKKNRNIFDIFLLNKFQQEEVYKVLNNKVQENKIVTDTFELHISRINKNRILLQIKNKQIQQLKYSDLTQKNEDNVKFSSAPFFSAFDLLDDLIHITDKKGLIVFANKAIKKLFGDIRGQYCYEVFAGENDYCPDCKLSLVLDGNTIRYEVKLNKNNQYYDVINSPFVDFDGNVYKISIMRNLEEIVEKQNTLVLFQNAINRSRNLVCFANENGEILYANDTFIKYFGENYKEENNILRLMNYSKDDVYQSSDNKEIKITIGNNEIYFKVFIYPIQSLSNETIFVFIASDITDLKKLENKIAIEKNYFQSIIDNTIDGFFVIDKNQKIIDCNPSFQKMFHITPDSFATVTLAELFDPTYKREFEKKINYLKKSHISQITEVSSTNNGFKNYIISLNYLSTSESENEHYYGFVKDITDITRLHKIIENERNYNRRIIETVTLGFVVINEFGEIIDYNNAFLHLIERTGQNVKGEMFSSYIKPVNKQNMEDLTNSSPDMLRDFEAIIITADNQEKNVIVSMSKLYDILGNYLGNFAFIRDITHQKKIENEIVQQSHQIIELVNSLTKFTASVVRIEDIDNLLLQIHSFINSILNPDYLEILVFSIDRYISHKYINNEHIITNTEISYKTSFIIQKLTKSKTMMFITNPTIELNDEDQLLFSNVMRFKNIIFTPIFIGKDLKMIILVAFNKEVKFINNIIITILTSVSNLIAIAFEKITSIAEQVKMKEALDRYEKLVAIGRIIAGVAHEINNPLSIMQLDISELDQKLDQGDYDQEIKDIIRSLLEEIQRISNIVKQLKDYAKPAALNDDIINLNEIFRTYPLKILTKNIQKKGIPITINVPKQKIYVKMPLTRLIQVIMNILTNAEDAVVEKGEGSIHIDISPEQRGENIFARLSVKDTGIGIHEENKHLLFEPFFTTKPKEGTGLGLSISYSIIKSYDGEIEIESTRGVGTEVIILLPFYKKNVI; encoded by the coding sequence ATGATTGAGACTCCAATAATTGTCAGCGATAATTCTGGCAGAATAAAATATGCCAATCTATCTATTTTGCACAATAGTAAATTATTATTACACACTGAGAATTTAAAAAAAAATAGAAATATTTTTGATATTTTTCTATTAAACAAATTTCAACAAGAAGAAGTTTATAAGGTTTTAAACAATAAAGTACAGGAAAACAAAATAGTAACAGATACGTTTGAATTACATATCAGCCGTATAAATAAGAATCGAATATTATTACAAATAAAAAATAAACAAATACAACAGTTAAAATATTCAGATCTTACTCAAAAAAACGAAGACAATGTAAAGTTTTCATCAGCCCCCTTTTTTTCTGCTTTTGACCTTCTTGATGATCTAATCCACATTACTGATAAAAAAGGTTTAATAGTTTTTGCTAACAAAGCAATTAAAAAGTTATTTGGCGATATCAGAGGGCAATATTGCTATGAAGTGTTTGCTGGTGAAAATGATTATTGTCCTGATTGTAAATTAAGTTTAGTACTGGATGGTAATACCATTCGATATGAAGTTAAATTGAACAAAAATAATCAATATTACGATGTTATAAACTCCCCATTTGTAGATTTTGATGGCAATGTTTATAAAATTTCTATAATGAGAAATCTTGAAGAAATAGTTGAGAAGCAGAATACATTGGTATTGTTTCAAAATGCAATAAACAGGTCAAGAAATTTGGTATGCTTTGCAAATGAAAATGGAGAAATATTATATGCCAATGATACGTTTATAAAATATTTTGGTGAGAATTATAAAGAAGAAAATAATATATTACGATTAATGAACTATTCAAAAGATGATGTATATCAATCTTCAGACAATAAAGAAATAAAGATTACGATAGGTAATAATGAAATTTATTTTAAAGTATTTATTTATCCCATTCAATCATTAAGTAATGAAACGATATTTGTTTTTATTGCAAGTGATATTACTGATCTAAAAAAATTAGAAAACAAGATAGCTATTGAAAAAAATTATTTTCAAAGTATAATTGATAATACAATTGATGGTTTTTTTGTTATTGATAAAAATCAAAAAATAATAGATTGTAATCCTTCCTTCCAAAAAATGTTTCATATAACTCCGGATAGCTTTGCTACAGTAACATTAGCCGAGCTTTTTGACCCTACATATAAAAGAGAATTTGAAAAAAAGATAAATTATCTTAAAAAGTCGCACATATCACAAATAACGGAGGTGAGCAGTACAAACAACGGATTTAAAAATTATATAATAAGTTTGAATTACTTATCTACATCTGAAAGTGAGAATGAACACTATTATGGCTTTGTGAAAGATATCACCGATATTACCCGCCTCCATAAAATTATTGAGAATGAACGAAATTATAACAGAAGAATAATTGAAACGGTTACATTGGGTTTTGTGGTTATAAATGAATTTGGGGAGATTATTGATTATAATAATGCTTTTTTACATTTAATTGAGCGTACTGGTCAAAATGTCAAAGGCGAAATGTTTAGCTCATATATAAAGCCTGTGAACAAACAAAATATGGAAGATCTTACAAATTCTTCTCCGGATATGTTACGGGATTTTGAAGCTATTATAATAACTGCAGATAATCAGGAAAAGAATGTAATAGTATCAATGTCAAAACTATATGACATTTTAGGTAATTATTTAGGTAATTTTGCATTTATTCGTGATATTACTCATCAGAAAAAAATTGAAAATGAGATTGTACAGCAATCCCATCAGATTATTGAATTAGTAAATTCATTAACTAAGTTTACTGCAAGTGTTGTTCGTATTGAGGACATAGATAATTTATTATTACAAATTCATTCATTTATAAATAGCATATTAAATCCAGATTATTTAGAAATTCTAGTATTTTCCATCGATAGGTATATAAGTCATAAGTATATCAATAATGAACATATAATTACTAATACAGAAATAAGTTATAAAACTTCTTTTATCATTCAGAAATTAACAAAAAGCAAAACCATGATGTTTATAACCAACCCCACAATAGAATTAAACGATGAAGATCAATTATTGTTTAGTAATGTTATGAGATTTAAAAATATAATTTTTACACCAATTTTTATTGGGAAAGATCTTAAAATGATTATTCTTGTAGCTTTCAATAAAGAAGTTAAATTTATAAATAATATCATTATTACTATTTTAACCAGTGTATCAAATTTAATTGCAATTGCATTTGAAAAAATAACTTCCATAGCTGAACAGGTAAAAATGAAGGAGGCTCTTGATAGATATGAGAAATTGGTTGCTATAGGTAGAATAATAGCAGGGGTTGCTCATGAAATTAATAATCCTTTATCAATTATGCAATTGGATATCTCTGAATTGGACCAAAAACTTGATCAAGGGGATTATGATCAGGAAATTAAAGATATTATCAGGTCTTTACTTGAAGAAATACAGCGTATAAGTAATATTGTTAAACAACTTAAAGATTATGCTAAACCTGCAGCATTGAATGATGATATAATAAATCTCAATGAGATATTCCGGACATATCCATTAAAAATACTTACCAAAAATATTCAAAAAAAAGGTATACCTATTACTATCAATGTACCAAAACAAAAAATATATGTAAAAATGCCTTTAACACGGTTAATTCAGGTAATTATGAATATTCTTACAAATGCAGAGGATGCAGTTGTTGAAAAAGGTGAGGGTAGTATACATATTGATATATCCCCTGAGCAGAGAGGAGAAAACATATTTGCTCGATTATCGGTAAAGGATACTGGAATAGGGATTCATGAAGAAAATAAACATTTATTATTTGAACCTTTTTTTACTACAAAACCTAAAGAAGGTACAGGGTTGGGGCTATCAATTTCGTATTCAATTATAAAGAGTTACGATGGAGAAATAGAAATAGAAAGCACAAGAGGTGTGGGAACAGAAGTTATTATATTATTGCCATTTTATAAAAAAAACGTAATATAA
- a CDS encoding long-chain fatty acid--CoA ligase, with translation MIQYSESSMPAIFQKQVKNLGDQGCVSYKKDGVYVDLSWNQMDQLIRNFAYYLLSLGIKKGAKIALFSPNRYEWFVADMAILSIGAVNVPIYATNSSEEAYYIIDNSDSVLCIVGTEDHLERILKVKKRLPKVKQIIVFDEIKGKKPGVITLAQAIEKGKTYKNKQEFEKRIKSIRKDDLATIIYTSGTTGNPKGVMLTHGNFVANVNQILYDFSDYVTYKDVCLSFLPLSHSLERTAGYYLAIAGGAKIAYAEDFSTVPQNLAEIRPNFIVSVPRLYEKIHAGILARAADVKGIKKALFNWSLYVAKKNTPYVCQDKKPKGLLGFQVRLADKLIWSKLKAALGFDRIRIAVSGGGPLAVSDAEFFLGMGIVILEGFGLTETTPVTNVNRPGMIQPGSVGPALKDTIIKIADDGEILIKGPQVMKGYYKNPKATKEVFTKDGFFKTGDIGVIDEKGRLYITGRIKDIIVTAGGKNISPQNIENSLKESKYIEQVAVIGDRRKYLSALVIPSFEELGKWAKKQGIEFSNNKELIENDRVNELIAQEIQKYTKQFSRVEQIRKFKLLEAEWSQASGELTPTLKVKRRVIEQKYAKEIESMYPKDID, from the coding sequence ATGATTCAGTATTCAGAATCGTCTATGCCTGCAATATTTCAAAAGCAGGTCAAAAATTTAGGTGATCAAGGATGTGTTTCTTACAAGAAGGATGGAGTATATGTTGATCTATCCTGGAATCAAATGGATCAACTTATACGAAATTTTGCATATTATCTTCTTTCATTAGGTATAAAGAAGGGTGCTAAAATTGCACTTTTTTCTCCCAACCGGTATGAATGGTTTGTTGCAGATATGGCAATTTTGTCAATTGGTGCTGTTAATGTTCCCATTTATGCAACCAACTCATCCGAAGAAGCATATTATATCATTGATAATTCAGATAGTGTGCTGTGTATTGTTGGGACTGAGGATCATTTAGAGAGGATTTTAAAAGTAAAAAAAAGATTACCTAAAGTAAAACAGATTATTGTATTTGATGAGATAAAAGGTAAAAAACCAGGAGTAATAACACTTGCTCAGGCTATTGAAAAAGGAAAAACATATAAGAATAAACAGGAATTTGAAAAAAGGATAAAATCTATAAGGAAAGATGATCTGGCTACAATTATTTATACATCAGGAACTACCGGGAATCCTAAAGGAGTAATGCTAACCCATGGAAATTTTGTAGCTAATGTTAATCAAATACTGTATGATTTTAGTGATTATGTAACGTATAAAGATGTTTGTTTATCTTTCTTACCATTATCACATTCACTTGAGAGAACTGCTGGGTACTATCTGGCTATTGCCGGTGGTGCAAAAATAGCTTATGCTGAAGATTTTTCAACAGTACCTCAAAATTTGGCTGAAATTAGACCAAATTTCATAGTGAGTGTCCCCCGATTATATGAAAAAATCCATGCAGGAATTCTTGCCCGTGCTGCTGATGTTAAGGGAATAAAAAAAGCATTATTTAACTGGTCATTATATGTTGCAAAGAAGAACACACCTTATGTTTGCCAGGATAAAAAGCCAAAAGGGCTATTGGGTTTTCAGGTACGGTTGGCTGATAAACTTATCTGGTCTAAATTGAAAGCTGCATTAGGATTTGACAGGATACGAATAGCTGTATCAGGTGGTGGCCCGTTAGCAGTTTCGGATGCAGAATTTTTCCTTGGGATGGGAATAGTTATTCTTGAGGGATTTGGCCTTACTGAAACAACTCCAGTAACTAACGTAAACAGGCCAGGTATGATTCAGCCAGGATCAGTTGGACCAGCTTTAAAGGATACAATTATTAAAATTGCAGATGATGGGGAAATTTTAATAAAAGGCCCACAGGTAATGAAGGGGTATTATAAAAATCCAAAAGCTACAAAAGAAGTCTTCACTAAGGATGGTTTTTTTAAAACAGGTGATATTGGTGTCATTGATGAAAAAGGAAGATTATATATAACCGGCAGGATTAAAGATATCATTGTGACAGCAGGTGGTAAGAACATTTCCCCACAAAATATTGAAAATAGCCTGAAAGAATCAAAGTATATTGAGCAGGTAGCAGTAATTGGGGATAGACGAAAATATCTATCGGCTCTTGTTATCCCATCTTTTGAGGAGCTTGGCAAATGGGCTAAAAAACAAGGCATTGAATTTTCAAATAATAAAGAACTCATTGAAAATGATAGGGTGAATGAATTAATTGCTCAGGAAATCCAGAAATATACAAAGCAATTTTCACGTGTTGAGCAAATAAGAAAATTTAAACTGTTAGAAGCTGAATGGAGCCAGGCAAGCGGTGAACTTACTCCAACATTAAAAGTAAAACGCCGGGTTATTGAACAAAAGTATGCAAAAGAAATTGAGTCAATGTATCCAAAAGATATTGACTGA
- the ahcY gene encoding adenosylhomocysteinase: protein MIQPLRKDSTSILEYDANIPYKVKDISLADLGRKELQLAENEMPGLMALRKKYGSQKPLQGMRISGSLHMTIQTAMLIETLHHLGADIRWASCNIFSTQDHAAAAIAKAGTAAVFAWKGETLEEYWWCTEQALIWPDGSGPDLIVDDGGDATLFVHMGVKAEKDPSILDQVYDSKDMQCLIDRLRLSVATNPKRWTTIASKIRGVSEETTTGVHRLYQLEKTGELLFPAINVNDSVTKSKFDNLYGCRESLADGIKRATGVMVAGKVVVVCGYGDVGKGCAQSMRGFGARVIVTEIDPICALQAVMEGYEVKTLEDVVEIGDIFVTATGCCDVIRGEHMERMKDEAIVCNIGHFDSEIEMSYLENNKKCKRINIKPQVDKWILESGRSIIVLSEGRLVNLGNANGHPSFVMSTSFTNQTLAQIELATKKLEKKVYTLPKKLDEEVARLHLGRLGVKLTRLTPKQAAYLGIEVDGPYKPDHYRY from the coding sequence ATGATTCAGCCATTACGTAAAGATAGTACCAGTATTCTTGAATATGATGCAAATATTCCCTATAAGGTAAAGGATATTTCACTGGCAGATTTAGGAAGGAAGGAGTTACAGTTAGCTGAAAATGAAATGCCGGGACTCATGGCATTACGCAAGAAATATGGAAGCCAGAAACCATTACAAGGCATGCGAATCAGTGGCAGCCTTCACATGACCATTCAGACAGCAATGCTCATTGAAACACTTCATCACCTTGGAGCAGATATTCGCTGGGCATCGTGTAATATTTTTTCTACCCAGGACCATGCGGCTGCTGCCATAGCTAAAGCGGGAACTGCTGCTGTCTTTGCATGGAAAGGCGAAACACTTGAAGAATACTGGTGGTGCACTGAACAGGCCCTTATATGGCCTGACGGAAGCGGACCTGACCTTATTGTTGATGATGGTGGTGATGCAACATTATTTGTTCATATGGGCGTTAAAGCTGAAAAGGACCCATCAATACTGGATCAAGTATATGACAGTAAAGATATGCAATGTCTTATAGATAGATTACGATTGTCGGTGGCAACCAATCCAAAACGATGGACTACTATTGCATCAAAGATCAGAGGTGTTTCGGAAGAAACAACCACCGGCGTTCATAGGTTGTATCAGCTTGAGAAAACTGGCGAACTTTTGTTTCCAGCTATTAATGTTAACGATTCGGTTACAAAATCTAAATTTGATAATCTCTATGGATGCAGGGAATCTTTAGCAGACGGGATTAAACGAGCAACCGGTGTTATGGTTGCAGGTAAAGTTGTTGTAGTATGCGGTTATGGTGATGTTGGCAAAGGCTGTGCACAATCTATGCGGGGGTTTGGAGCACGGGTGATAGTTACTGAGATTGATCCAATCTGTGCGCTGCAGGCTGTAATGGAAGGGTATGAAGTAAAAACACTGGAAGATGTTGTTGAAATTGGTGATATCTTTGTAACTGCGACAGGCTGCTGTGATGTCATTCGCGGTGAGCATATGGAACGGATGAAAGATGAGGCGATAGTGTGTAACATTGGTCATTTTGACAGTGAAATTGAAATGAGCTATCTGGAAAATAATAAAAAATGCAAAAGAATAAATATTAAGCCTCAGGTTGATAAATGGATACTGGAATCGGGAAGGTCAATTATTGTACTTTCAGAAGGAAGGCTTGTCAACCTGGGTAATGCTAACGGACATCCAAGCTTTGTTATGAGCACAAGTTTTACAAATCAAACCCTTGCACAAATTGAACTGGCAACAAAGAAGCTTGAAAAGAAAGTATATACACTGCCAAAAAAATTAGATGAAGAAGTTGCACGATTGCACTTAGGAAGATTGGGAGTAAAATTAACACGGCTAACACCAAAACAGGCTGCCTATCTGGGCATAGAAGTTGATGGCCCATATAAACCTGACCATTACAGGTATTAA
- a CDS encoding C40 family peptidase: MSKKNYCIILSIVIMTLISCVPSQWQYRNIPLKRKQIINTATQYIGTPYRHGGTTPLGFDCSGYVFYVYNKNGIHIPRSTAQQYTKGQKIPYKMAQPGDLLFFRINMNTISHVGIYVGNDTFVHAPSSGKYVRYDSINNPYWKKRFFGAVSYFKALPVQPIINGGDSYREECFVW, from the coding sequence ATGAGTAAAAAAAATTATTGTATTATACTGTCTATAGTGATCATGACATTAATATCATGTGTGCCTTCACAGTGGCAATACAGGAACATCCCTTTAAAAAGAAAACAAATCATCAATACAGCAACACAATATATTGGCACACCCTACAGGCATGGTGGCACAACACCGTTGGGTTTTGATTGTTCGGGTTACGTGTTTTATGTGTATAATAAAAATGGTATTCACATACCACGGAGTACAGCACAACAATATACAAAAGGGCAAAAAATACCGTATAAAATGGCCCAGCCTGGCGATCTTCTCTTTTTCAGGATTAACATGAATACAATATCACATGTTGGCATTTATGTTGGGAATGATACATTTGTCCATGCTCCCAGCAGCGGGAAATATGTACGCTATGATTCCATCAATAATCCATACTGGAAAAAGCGTTTTTTTGGAGCTGTCTCCTATTTTAAAGCTTTGCCAGTACAACCTATTATTAATGGGGGTGATAGTTACCGGGAGGAGTGTTTTGTTTGGTAG
- the coaD gene encoding pantetheine-phosphate adenylyltransferase — protein sequence MQIGIYPGSFDPLTCGHLDIIKRATQLFDKLIVAIARNSEKFPLFAVEERLAMLQECCKDISKVEITSFDGLLAEYCKKNNINFIVRGLRAIVDFEYEYAIALMNKELAPSVETIFLMSKSEFSFVSSKMVKEVASYGGDISRLVPQFVSSKLKEKFHSK from the coding sequence ATGCAAATTGGAATTTATCCGGGATCTTTTGATCCTTTAACGTGTGGACACCTGGATATAATTAAAAGAGCAACACAGTTGTTTGATAAACTTATAGTTGCCATTGCTCGCAATAGCGAAAAATTTCCTCTTTTTGCAGTTGAAGAACGACTTGCAATGCTGCAGGAATGTTGCAAGGATATATCTAAAGTTGAAATAACAAGCTTTGATGGCCTACTTGCTGAGTATTGCAAGAAGAACAATATTAATTTTATTGTTAGAGGATTGCGGGCGATAGTTGATTTTGAATATGAATATGCCATAGCATTAATGAATAAGGAATTGGCACCTTCAGTAGAGACTATCTTTTTAATGTCTAAGAGTGAATTTTCATTTGTTTCATCCAAGATGGTCAAAGAAGTTGCCAGCTATGGTGGTGATATTTCCAGACTGGTCCCACAGTTTGTTAGCTCAAAGCTTAAGGAAAAATTCCATTCTAAATAA